The sequence ATCGCCGACGATCCGCACGTCGAATGCCGGGTTCACCCGCCCCGACGTGCCGGGTACGCCGGGCTCGGACACGCGCTTGTAGGCGATCGGAAACGCCTCGGTCATGCCGTACATCGTCACGATCTTCGCGTCGTAGCGCTTCTCGATGCCGCGGTACATATCCGCCGCGACAGGAGCCGCCGAGATGAACCTCAGCGGCAGCCGCGAATCGCGCGCGTCGGGCGGTTGATTCCACAACATCGACACCATCGCGCCCGCACCGGCGAAACCCGCCGCGCCGCAGGCGCGTATGTCATCCCAAACCTCGGTCGGCCGGAACGCCGCCGACAACACTATCGTCGAGCCGAGCAGCATCGGCACCAACACCGAGGGCGCGGCGCTCAGATGGAACAACGGCATGGCGCTCCACACGACCTCGCCTGCGGCGAGCTCCCAGGCGGCCGCGACTCCGGCCGCCGCAGAGAACAGATAGTGCCAGGTGGTGGCAACGGCCTTTGAGGGTCCGGTCGTACCGGACGTGAAGAAGAGGGCAGCAAGTTCCTGCGGGCCCGTCGGGTCGACGTCGGGCGGGGTACTCGGTGCGCGTGCCAACGCGTCGGTCAACGACTCACCGACAACCAGAGTCGTTTTCAGAGTCGCGACCCCGTCTGCAGTCTCGCTGAGGCGGACATGGCGCTCAGGGTCGGTGATGACGACCTTGGCGCGGGCCAGCCGCAGCGCGTGGGCGAGAAACTCGTCCTTGTTGGCGACGTTGACCGCTGCCGTCACCGCTCCGATGCGCGCGGCGCCGAGCCAGAAGTACACCCACTCGGGGCATGTCGCTGTGAACAGTGCGACGGTGTCACCCCTCGCGACACCGTTGTCTGCCAACACATGCGCCGCCGCACACGATCGGTCACGCATCTGCGCGAATGTCACCGGCGTCCCGGCGATGGACATCATCATGCGGTCACCGAACTGCTCAGCGCGCAGGTCGAGCACGTCCGGGATCGTGAAGCGCTCGACACCGAACTGCGACGGGCCGATCGGCCCGTCGCGCCTACGCCCTTCAGGCACCCGCCGCCGCCGGGTCGGGTTCACCGGTGGCGGTGTACCCGAAGTCGATCGGCGACGGCTCCTCACCTGGATAGAACCGATGCGCCCACCGCCGTAGGGCCGCGTAGTCGCGGGCTTCCTCGGGGGCCAGGTTGGGCTTCTCCAGATACTTCATATTCTCCCACGTGAAGAAGTCCTGTTTGATGACCTCCTGCTGCAGCGCAAGGAATTTCGCCGCGCGGCCTGCCGGCTTGTCGCCGGTGTCGCCGGGCTCGCGAACCGAGGCCTGCGTGTAGAAGTAGTCGGTGTAGTCCTCGTCGACCGGAGTCTGGCCCGTGACCTCGATGGTCGCGACGAGCTCCTCGGGGAACCGCACGATGCCGAGCCCGAGCGAGTAGTTGTCGTAGATGATGTTGGCGTCGACGGGGCCGTCGGGCGTGAGCCATGTCGACGCGCGGCCGCCGCCGAAGTTGGCCGTCACGGTCGCATGCAGGTGGTATCCGTCGGCGTTGAACGACGTGGTGTTGGCGGCGCTGTCGGCCTTGTGCACGAACTGCACGTGGTACGGGTCGGCGGCGTTCTCGATGATCATCTGCGCATGCACCTTCACCCGGTTGAGCATCCGGGAATGCGGGTGCAGCGGGTAGTAGTCGTCGGTTTCCAACTCGGGCAGCACCGGCGGCTGCCAGTACGGTGCCCGGCCATGGCGCTCGTGCCACACGAGGATGAAGCCGTACCACTCCCGCGCCGGGTAGCTCTTGATCTTCACGTTCTGCTTGCAGCCGATCTTGCTGTACGGGATCAGCGCGTTGGTGCCGTCGCCGCGCCACTCCCAGCCGTGCCACGGGCAGACGATGTGTTCGCCCTCGACGGTGCCTCCGACACCCATGTTCGCGCCGAGGTGCAGGCAGTACGCGTCGAGCACGTTCACCGTGCCGGATGTGGTGCGGAAGATGACCAATTCCTCGCCGAAGTAGTGCGCCCGCTTGACCTGGCCGGCTTCCAATTCAGACGCGAAGCCGACGATGAACCAACCGGTCGGGAAACGGTACTTCGAGAGGCTGATACCGCTAGGGCCGAATTCACGTTCCGACGGATCGATGGTGGGATCGTCGATCGTGTTCGTCATGCCGTCTCCGTCCACACAATATCTGGCCAGGTCAGACCCTGTCCGTCGTCTATTGTTACTATTTTAAACATTCTAGGTCAAGGACAGCCGAACCAGGAGCCTGCATGCCCACGACCACGCCAGTCGATCTGTCGGATTCCACGTTGTGGCGGAACGGATTTCCCGACGAGTTGTTCGCCGACCTGCGGCGGGATCGGCCGCTGTTTCACCACGAACTGACCGACGGCGTGGCCAAGACCGTCAAGCGGGACTTCTGGATGGCCACCAAGCACCGCCACGCCCAACGCATTCACCGCGACACCGACTCCTTCACCGCGACCGACGGCCCGCTCATCCAGGGCGTCGGAGTCATCGGATCGGCGCCGACCATCATCAACATGGACCCTCCCGAACTGCTCAAGCGACGCCGGGTGTTGTCGCACGCGTTCACGCCGAAGGCCATCGGCAAACTCGAGGACGGCATCCGCAGGCGCGCCGCCGTCATGGTCGACGGACTGCTCTCGGCGGGCGGCGGTGACTGGATCGACGATGTCGCCGACGTGCTGCCGATGTCGGTCATCGGCGACATCATCGGCATTCCCGAGGACGATCGGCCCGAAGTCTTCGACACGCTCGACCGCATCCTCAAGGTCGCCTCATCAGAAGACGAGGTAGCCCAGCAGAACGCGATGGAGTTGTTCGGCAAGATCTTCACCTACGCGCTCGAACTCACCGCGGAGAAGCGGCGCGATCCCACCGACGACATCTGGAGCACACTCACGACCGCCAGCGTCACCGACGAGAACGGCGAAAAGCTGTCGATCCCGACGAACGAGTTGGAGATCTTCTTCTTCGTCATCGCGTTCGCAGGCAGTGACACCACCAAGAATGCTCTCGCATCCGGACTTCAGGCGTTCGTCGCCAATCCCGAGCAGATCGATCGGTACCGCGAGGACGAGGCCGTCCGGTCGAGCGCCGTCGAAGAGGTGCTGCGCTGGTCGTCGCCGGTGACATTCTGGACGCGCAGCACGAAGGTCGACGTGGAGATGGACGGGATCACGATCCCGAAGGGCGAACGGGTGGTGGCGATGTTGCGCTCGGCCAATCGCGACGAGGAGGTCTTCGACGACCCGTTCGCCTTCGATATCGGCAGGGCGGAGAACCCGCATGTGACGTTCGGCGGCGGCGGCCCGCACCATTGCCTCGGCGCGATGCTTGCGCGCGCCGAGATCCGCGCCGTCCTCGACGAATTGCTCTGCCGCGCAAGCGATATCACCCTCGGCGCGCCGGAGGTCACCTATCCGAACCTGACGAACAACATGACGATCTTCGACGGGATGCCGATATCGCTGACGCGGCGCTGACCGCCCCTCAAAACCCGCCAACCAAGCAACGCCGAAACCAACATTTGGGCGCGAATTTGGGCTGTTTTCGCGCCCAAACCGACAAATGGGCGCGTAGTTACAGGCCTTTGGGACGGGTGCCGATGACGCCGTCGGTGGCGAGCCGGTCCAGTTCGGTCGCGGTCAGCCCGCACAAATCCGTCAGCACTTCCTCGTTGTGCTGCCCGAGCGTCGGCGGAGTGCGCCGCAGCCACCTTGCCATCCCGTCGAGGCGGGTGAACGGAGGACACGGATACAGTCCTTCGCCGGTGCGCGGATGCTCGAGCCGTTCGAAGAAGCCGCGGTGGATCAGTTGCTGGTTTCCGGTCACCAGTGACGGCGAGACGACCACCGCGGCCGGAATACCGGCTTGGGCAAGCCTTTCCGCGGCCACTTGGGGGTCTTGACCGGCTAGCCACTGTTCGAGGCCGACGTCATGGCCGCCGATGAGTTCGGCCAGCGCCGCGCGGTGTTCGTCGCTTCCTACGCTCACCGCGACCCACTCGTCTTCGCCCGCGCACCGGTAGACGTCCTGATCCGCCGTGGTGTGGCCCCGATTTCCGTGACGCTCCATGACCGTTCCGAAAACCTCGAATTCGATTGTCTGGATGGCTGTGACGTTGAGTACCGTCTCGATCATCGGCACCTCGACGAGCTGGCCTCGGCCCGTCCGGTCGGCGAACTCGAGCGCCGTCAGCGTCGCGAACGCCGCATGGGCGCCGGCGAGCGGATCGCACGCACCCCGCGGCGCGACGGGAGGACCGTCGGGCAGACCGGTCACCCATGCCAGCCCGGCGATCTGTTCCATCGTCGGCGCGAACCCCACGCGATCGCGCCACGGACCGGACAAGCCGAACGCGGGCATGCGCACGACGACAGCGGTCGGGTTGATTTCGAGCAGCGCGTCCGAGCCGAGGCCGAACTGATCCATCACCCGCGGTGAGAAGTTCTCGATGACGACGTCGGCCTGCCGCACCAGTTCCCGGACCAGTCGAAGGCCGTCCTCGGACTGAAGATCGAGGGTGACCGACCACTTGTTGGTGTTCATCGCGTGGAAGACCCAGCCGTACTCCCACCAGTCGTCGACGTCTTTGCGCATACCGCCGGAGTAGCGGATGCCGTCCGGACGCTGAATCGACTCGATCTTGATGACGTCGGCGCCGAACGCCGCAAGCGCGTTGGACGCGGCGGGACCGGCCCAGAACGCCGTGAAATCCAGCACTCGCACACCCGCAAGTGGCGCTGCAGCAGGCGTGGTCTGGGTTCCGGATTCCCTTGGCTCCCAGACGCGGACGTCGTCGGCCTCCCCTACCCCTGGAGCGGCGCGAACCGGCGCCTGGGCGGCGAGCGACATGAGCCATGGTGCGCGTGGTTGCCGGAAGCCCGCCGGGTTGTGGATGTAGACACCCCTGGCTCGCAGGTGGTCCATGTCGGGGATGGTCGAGCCGTTGCCGAGCGGAGCCAGTGGCAGCCGGAAGAGCTGGCCGAGTTCGACGACTTCGTCGACGGTGCGCTCGCGCAGCCACGGGTCGATTCGCTCGCGGATCCAGTCGCGGTAGTCCCACCGGCCGATCTGGAACCGAAGCTGTTCGATCTCGGTGAACTCCTGGCAGTCGACCATCGCCGCGAAGTCCAGCCACTGCTGGCCGGTCACCATGCTGATGCCGACGTAGCCGTCCTTGGCCGGTTCGATCGACGGCACCTCGACCGAACGCCGCACGGGCGGGCGTTGCAGCAGCTGCGAGTGCAGCCATTCGCTGCTCTGCATCAACGTGATCGCTTCGAGCATGGACATGTCGAGGTGGCCGCCCGGTCCGCCGGCTGCGACGCGGCGGCGCAGCGTCATTGCGCCGTAGGCGGCCCACGTTCCGCCCATGTACTCGCCCAGCTCGCCGCCGATCGAGATCGGTGGACCTGCCGGGTCGCCCCGGAAGCCGGTCAGCCCGGATGCAGCCTGCAGGGTGAACTCGGTGGCGGGCCGATGCGACCACGGACCGGTCCAGCCGAAATCGGAGATCGTCACCACGATGCACCCCGGCCTGGCCTCGGCCAACCGTGTCGGATCGATTCCCAGAGCGGCGGCAGCGGCGCGGCCCGCGGTCACGACCACGATGTCGGCCCAGGCCAGCAGCTCGCCGGAAACGGCTGTCACGCTGCGCTTCCCGGCCGACAGATAGCTGAAGAGCGGCGATTCCGAGCCTTCGGCGAGCTCTCCTGCGGTTGCGGTGTAGCGGCGCAACGGATCTCCCGACACGGGCTCGACCTTCACCACATCGGCCCCTGCGTCGACAAGCAGCTTGCCGCAGTAACCGCCCGCGATACGGTCGCTGACCTCGACGACGCGCAGGTCATCGAGAGGAGTGGACGCTCCGTCGCTCACGCGCACAACCTCCCGCGGCCGTTTCTTTGTCATCTTAGTAACTTTTGTCAGATAGCCGGTCGGTACACCCCAGGTAGCACGCCTATCGCTGTTAACATTGCCATGCAATGACAACACTGGGAATCGGCCCTGAAGCGCGGCGCCGGCTGGGGGCCCGCAGGACGGCCGAGATCGTCGCCGACGAGCTCCGTCGTCAGATCATCGACGGAGAGCTGTCCGACGGCGACCTACTGCCGCGCCAGGAAGTGCTCGTCGAGCAGTTCAACGTCAGCCTGGTGTCGCTGCGGGAAGCCCTGCGAATCCTCGAGACAGAGGGCCTGGTCTCGGTGCGCCGTGGTAACCGCGGCGGCGCTGTGGTGCACGCTCCGGCCAAGGCGAGCGCCGCCTACATGCTGGGTCTGCTGCTGCAGAGCGACACCGTGCCGCTGGCCGACCTCGCAACCGCGTTACAGGAGCTCGACCCCATGTGTACCGCGCTCGCCGCGAAGCGACCGGATCGCGTGGAGACGCTGGTGCCCAGGCTCAAAGAGATCAATGACTTGATGGCCGAGCACATCGAGGACGGCGCGAAGTTCACCGAGATCGGCGGCCAGTTCCACGATGAGATCATTCGGGGCTGCGGAAATCACACGATGATCGCCGTGGTCGGCAGCCTCGAGACGCTGTGGTCCGGCCACCTGAACATGTGGGCCAAGGAAACCGCCGCACGCGGCGAGTATCCGTCGATGAGCAAGCGCCGCATCGCATTGTCTATCCACACCAAACTGACGGATGCGATCGAAGCCGGTGACGCCGATCGCGCGCGCAAGATCGCCGCCCGCCACATCGCTGACACGCAGACCTACTTCAGCGCAGGCGATCCCGAGCAGCGGATCGTGGCCCTGTCGCCTCAGGCGCTCGCCCGCCGCCAGCGCTGAAAGGTGCTGTGTGCGTACGGCGTTGATCACCGGTGGCAGCGGCGGTATCGGCAAGGAATGCGGACGCAAGCTCGCTGAACTCGGCTACGACGTCGTGCTGACCGCCCGGCGCGAGGAGCCACTGCGCGCCGCCGCCACCGAGATGGGTGCGCGTTACGCCGTCGCCGATGCCAGCGATCCGGAGAAGTTCGTGCCCGCGGTCGAGGCGGCGGGAGATATCGACCTGCTCGTGCACGCCTCGGGGGTGCTCGGCGGGACTTATGCCCGCAAGCAGACTTTCGAGCAGTGGCGAGAGACCATGGCAGCCAACCTCGACTCCTGTTTCGTCGTCACTTCGACGGCGCTACCGCGGATGAAGTCGGGTTCGCGGTTCGTGTTCATCTCGTCGTCGGCCGCGCACGAACCGATGATGGCCAGGACGGCGTACTCCGCGTCGAAGGCGGGCATGAACGCGTTCGCCGGCGCGCTGGCACAGGAGGTCGACCGCGACGGCATCAACGTCCACATCGTGACACCGGGGCCGGTGGAAACCGAGATGTTGCAGGATGTTCCGTTCGAGATGTGGGCGATCCGCGCTAGCGACGTCGCCGACGCCGTCGCCTGGCTGGACACCCTCGACCCGTCGGTCGACATCCCGGAGATCAGGCTGCACGCAATCACGCGCGGTCCGTCAGCGCGGGCGCCGATCGTGCCTCTCGGCGCCGAGCGTCGCGCGGCCCGCACCAAGTGATTTCGGCGCGCTAACCGACGCTGAGCGCACGTCAGCGCGCCGAAATCGCTAAAGCGACTTGACCATCGACGGAAGCCCGTAAAGCGCGGTCGCATTCCCGCGCATGATTCGCTCGCGCTGATCGGCGGGAAACCGGCGGATCGCCCAGTCCGGTGCGTCGTAGCTCCAATGCGGATAATCCGTCGAGAACATGATGTTGTCGCCGAGGTCCATCATCTCGATGTACTCGCGGTACTCCGTGACGTTGACCTCCTCGAGCGGTTGGGTGGTGAACCGCACGTGCTCGCGGACATAGTCGGACGGCTTGCGCCGCACATGCGGGAGATCGGACTTGCGGTGCTCCCAGATCCGGTCCATTCGCGACATCACTCCCATCGCCCAGGTGAAGCCGCCCTCGACGAACACCACCCTCAGGTCGGGGTGCCGGTCGAATGCGCCGTCGAACACCAGGCTCATGAGATGTGAGACGTAGAGCAGCGGCCAGGCGGCGAAGAAGTCGTGCCAGTGCGCGGGGTTGCCGACGGGGAATATCGGTATCAACTCGTACGGCGTCTGCCCCATCAGGTGGGTCGCGACCGGCAGTCCGTTACGCGACGCAGCCTCGTACATCGGGTCGAAATGCGGGCTGCCGAAGGGTATTCCGCGGGTCTGTGGCGTGATCAGCACCTCGGCCATATAGGGATGGCCCGCCCACCGCTCGATCTCCCGCGCAGCCTGGATCGGGTCCTGCGCGGTCACGCTGACAGCGCCGCGCCAGCGTCCGTGCCAGTTGTTGTCGCCGAGCCACACGTCGGCCAACCAGTCGTTGTAGGTCGACTTGAGCACGTGCTCGGCCTGCGGCAGCTGCGCATCGCACATCGGCTCCAGCACCGCGATGCTGACCCCGGCTTCGACGAGCAGTTGCTGGGCGGCGAAGTCCGGATCGCTGCCTGCGGCGCCCCCGCTGGGCGGTGACGCGTCGACGCGCAGCGAACTCGTCTTGTACGCATCGGGCGTGTCGTAGAAGTACGACAGCGGCGATACGGCGTTGCCCGTCGGCCAGAGCTTGTCCTTCCACTCCGGCGGCGCATAGGACTTCAGCACCTCCGCCGACACCGGCAGCGGGTGCACATCGGTGTCGACGATGGTCACCGCGATGTCCTTGCCGACAGCTTCGTCAACGCGTTCGACGATCGTCATGTGAAGCTTCCTTCCAGAGTGGCCGCGATCCCGTAGAGGTCGCTTCCATTGCGCCACAACAGCTTTTCCCGCTTGCCGGCTGACAGTCCCGCTGCGGCGGCGGCCGGACCGGTTGCCGACCAGTGCGGGTAGGCGGAC is a genomic window of Mycobacterium sp. ITM-2016-00318 containing:
- a CDS encoding FadR/GntR family transcriptional regulator, with translation MTTLGIGPEARRRLGARRTAEIVADELRRQIIDGELSDGDLLPRQEVLVEQFNVSLVSLREALRILETEGLVSVRRGNRGGAVVHAPAKASAAYMLGLLLQSDTVPLADLATALQELDPMCTALAAKRPDRVETLVPRLKEINDLMAEHIEDGAKFTEIGGQFHDEIIRGCGNHTMIAVVGSLETLWSGHLNMWAKETAARGEYPSMSKRRIALSIHTKLTDAIEAGDADRARKIAARHIADTQTYFSAGDPEQRIVALSPQALARRQR
- a CDS encoding AMP-binding protein — translated: MPEGRRRDGPIGPSQFGVERFTIPDVLDLRAEQFGDRMMMSIAGTPVTFAQMRDRSCAAAHVLADNGVARGDTVALFTATCPEWVYFWLGAARIGAVTAAVNVANKDEFLAHALRLARAKVVITDPERHVRLSETADGVATLKTTLVVGESLTDALARAPSTPPDVDPTGPQELAALFFTSGTTGPSKAVATTWHYLFSAAAGVAAAWELAAGEVVWSAMPLFHLSAAPSVLVPMLLGSTIVLSAAFRPTEVWDDIRACGAAGFAGAGAMVSMLWNQPPDARDSRLPLRFISAAPVAADMYRGIEKRYDAKIVTMYGMTEAFPIAYKRVSEPGVPGTSGRVNPAFDVRIVGDDGQSSPTGSVGEIACRPRSADVMSLGYVDADAVDSELKVTKHQEWFRTGDLGSFDHDGNLTYVDRAKDCLRRRGENVSSVEVETTVMRHPAVVEAAAVAVPSDLGEDDILVVVTLAPGAKFEHAELLDFCSARMPYFCVPRYLEVLDEIPKNVIGRVRKDLLRNRGLGGATWDREDHGYVLSR
- a CDS encoding SDR family oxidoreductase, whose translation is MRTALITGGSGGIGKECGRKLAELGYDVVLTARREEPLRAAATEMGARYAVADASDPEKFVPAVEAAGDIDLLVHASGVLGGTYARKQTFEQWRETMAANLDSCFVVTSTALPRMKSGSRFVFISSSAAHEPMMARTAYSASKAGMNAFAGALAQEVDRDGINVHIVTPGPVETEMLQDVPFEMWAIRASDVADAVAWLDTLDPSVDIPEIRLHAITRGPSARAPIVPLGAERRAARTK
- a CDS encoding cytochrome P450; this encodes MPTTTPVDLSDSTLWRNGFPDELFADLRRDRPLFHHELTDGVAKTVKRDFWMATKHRHAQRIHRDTDSFTATDGPLIQGVGVIGSAPTIINMDPPELLKRRRVLSHAFTPKAIGKLEDGIRRRAAVMVDGLLSAGGGDWIDDVADVLPMSVIGDIIGIPEDDRPEVFDTLDRILKVASSEDEVAQQNAMELFGKIFTYALELTAEKRRDPTDDIWSTLTTASVTDENGEKLSIPTNELEIFFFVIAFAGSDTTKNALASGLQAFVANPEQIDRYREDEAVRSSAVEEVLRWSSPVTFWTRSTKVDVEMDGITIPKGERVVAMLRSANRDEEVFDDPFAFDIGRAENPHVTFGGGGPHHCLGAMLARAEIRAVLDELLCRASDITLGAPEVTYPNLTNNMTIFDGMPISLTRR
- a CDS encoding CoA transferase; this encodes MTKKRPREVVRVSDGASTPLDDLRVVEVSDRIAGGYCGKLLVDAGADVVKVEPVSGDPLRRYTATAGELAEGSESPLFSYLSAGKRSVTAVSGELLAWADIVVVTAGRAAAAALGIDPTRLAEARPGCIVVTISDFGWTGPWSHRPATEFTLQAASGLTGFRGDPAGPPISIGGELGEYMGGTWAAYGAMTLRRRVAAGGPGGHLDMSMLEAITLMQSSEWLHSQLLQRPPVRRSVEVPSIEPAKDGYVGISMVTGQQWLDFAAMVDCQEFTEIEQLRFQIGRWDYRDWIRERIDPWLRERTVDEVVELGQLFRLPLAPLGNGSTIPDMDHLRARGVYIHNPAGFRQPRAPWLMSLAAQAPVRAAPGVGEADDVRVWEPRESGTQTTPAAAPLAGVRVLDFTAFWAGPAASNALAAFGADVIKIESIQRPDGIRYSGGMRKDVDDWWEYGWVFHAMNTNKWSVTLDLQSEDGLRLVRELVRQADVVIENFSPRVMDQFGLGSDALLEINPTAVVVRMPAFGLSGPWRDRVGFAPTMEQIAGLAWVTGLPDGPPVAPRGACDPLAGAHAAFATLTALEFADRTGRGQLVEVPMIETVLNVTAIQTIEFEVFGTVMERHGNRGHTTADQDVYRCAGEDEWVAVSVGSDEHRAALAELIGGHDVGLEQWLAGQDPQVAAERLAQAGIPAAVVVSPSLVTGNQQLIHRGFFERLEHPRTGEGLYPCPPFTRLDGMARWLRRTPPTLGQHNEEVLTDLCGLTATELDRLATDGVIGTRPKGL
- a CDS encoding amidohydrolase family protein; its protein translation is MTIVERVDEAVGKDIAVTIVDTDVHPLPVSAEVLKSYAPPEWKDKLWPTGNAVSPLSYFYDTPDAYKTSSLRVDASPPSGGAAGSDPDFAAQQLLVEAGVSIAVLEPMCDAQLPQAEHVLKSTYNDWLADVWLGDNNWHGRWRGAVSVTAQDPIQAAREIERWAGHPYMAEVLITPQTRGIPFGSPHFDPMYEAASRNGLPVATHLMGQTPYELIPIFPVGNPAHWHDFFAAWPLLYVSHLMSLVFDGAFDRHPDLRVVFVEGGFTWAMGVMSRMDRIWEHRKSDLPHVRRKPSDYVREHVRFTTQPLEEVNVTEYREYIEMMDLGDNIMFSTDYPHWSYDAPDWAIRRFPADQRERIMRGNATALYGLPSMVKSL
- a CDS encoding aromatic ring-hydroxylating dioxygenase subunit alpha, coding for MTNTIDDPTIDPSEREFGPSGISLSKYRFPTGWFIVGFASELEAGQVKRAHYFGEELVIFRTTSGTVNVLDAYCLHLGANMGVGGTVEGEHIVCPWHGWEWRGDGTNALIPYSKIGCKQNVKIKSYPAREWYGFILVWHERHGRAPYWQPPVLPELETDDYYPLHPHSRMLNRVKVHAQMIIENAADPYHVQFVHKADSAANTTSFNADGYHLHATVTANFGGGRASTWLTPDGPVDANIIYDNYSLGLGIVRFPEELVATIEVTGQTPVDEDYTDYFYTQASVREPGDTGDKPAGRAAKFLALQQEVIKQDFFTWENMKYLEKPNLAPEEARDYAALRRWAHRFYPGEEPSPIDFGYTATGEPDPAAAGA